From Candidatus Binatus sp., the proteins below share one genomic window:
- a CDS encoding efflux RND transporter periplasmic adaptor subunit, whose protein sequence is MSAESPRGPNIRELESLRIARAPEAKRPGRLLPAAIALVVLAVIGAAGYLIYQRTLGRPIEVQTAIVTMKQAGQAGTLLTGSGYIITEHKYTVIGTKILGQIIAEPIEEGQKVKRGDLLARIDDRDYQAQLRQAYADRDLAMANVKLKHQRAKRVRELYKEGVQSKDALDDAENQLSVAEAALKRADGAIDYAKFNVSQTVIRSPINGVVLRKYREVGDTINFGGTIQAGGGTTDIAQLADLSDLRCEVDINESDISKVVMGAPATVIPDAYPDNPFAGKVVKIYPQADRQKGTVKIEVRILQPDLKIIKPEMSAKVTFLSSAPTTKVETAPTVLAPKKAIVTEGNSNSVWVIRDGIAHSIPVTLGREYQEGVEVKQGLNGGEMVIVVPPAQLRNGEAVTPASS, encoded by the coding sequence GTGTCGGCCGAATCTCCCCGCGGACCGAATATTCGCGAGCTTGAATCGCTCCGGATTGCCCGCGCGCCGGAAGCGAAACGGCCGGGAAGATTGCTGCCCGCCGCGATTGCGCTGGTGGTGCTCGCCGTGATCGGCGCGGCGGGATACCTGATCTATCAGCGCACGCTCGGCCGTCCGATCGAAGTGCAGACCGCGATCGTCACGATGAAGCAGGCGGGGCAAGCCGGCACGCTGCTCACCGGCAGCGGCTACATCATCACCGAGCACAAGTACACCGTGATCGGCACCAAGATTCTCGGCCAGATCATCGCGGAGCCGATCGAAGAGGGCCAGAAGGTAAAACGCGGCGACCTGCTCGCGCGGATCGACGATCGCGACTACCAGGCGCAACTGCGGCAGGCATACGCGGATCGCGATTTGGCGATGGCAAACGTGAAGCTCAAGCACCAGCGAGCGAAGAGGGTGCGCGAGCTATACAAGGAAGGCGTCCAGTCGAAGGACGCGCTCGACGACGCGGAGAATCAGTTGTCGGTAGCCGAGGCCGCGCTGAAGCGCGCTGACGGCGCGATCGATTATGCGAAATTCAACGTCAGCCAGACCGTGATCAGGTCGCCGATCAATGGCGTGGTGCTGCGGAAGTATCGCGAGGTAGGCGACACGATCAATTTTGGCGGGACGATCCAGGCCGGCGGCGGCACGACGGATATCGCGCAACTGGCGGATTTGAGCGATTTGCGCTGCGAAGTCGATATCAACGAAAGCGACATCTCGAAGGTCGTGATGGGCGCGCCGGCCACGGTGATCCCGGACGCTTATCCCGATAATCCGTTCGCCGGCAAAGTCGTGAAGATTTATCCGCAGGCCGATCGGCAAAAAGGCACGGTGAAAATCGAGGTGCGAATCCTGCAGCCGGATTTGAAAATAATCAAACCCGAGATGAGCGCGAAGGTCACCTTCCTCTCGAGTGCTCCAACCACCAAGGTCGAAACTGCGCCGACTGTGCTGGCGCCGAAAAAGGCGATCGTGACCGAGGGCAATTCGAATTCGGTGTGGGTGATCCGCGACGGTATCGCGCATTCAATTCCGGTGACGCTCGGACGCGAGTACCAGGAAGGCGTCGAAGTGAAGCAGGGGCTGAACGGCGGCGAGATGGTGATCGTGGTACCGCCCGCGCAATTGCGCAACGGCGAGGCCGTCACGCCCGCATCATCGTAA
- a CDS encoding TIGR03617 family F420-dependent LLM class oxidoreductase — protein sequence MAQIKVERGLHHGVPYAPDMQEGGKRPEPTWSTLRDQVREADSLGYDTVLAVETQHDPYLDLAIAAQEPSKIELATGIALCFTKSPVATAYTAWDIQRMSGGRLVLGIGSQVKGHVTRRFGMPWSKPAQRMKDYVNAMRACWETWQTGEPLDFRSEHYNLSLMTPNFSPPPQAHPHIPVLIAAVQERMLQVAGEVCDGVRLHGIVTRKYLDQIAFPNLKKGFDKSGRPASEWDNFQIGGGGFLCAAKDQDSLARAVNSMKSTIAFYGSTRSYRSSFEIDGWGDTADQLHKMSVQQKWPEMSKLVTEEMVHAFAAVGTYDQIASVIKKRFAGANRLSFDMSIKNDHDRGVLKEIVQDLHRP from the coding sequence ATGGCACAAATCAAAGTTGAACGCGGCCTTCATCACGGAGTTCCATACGCGCCGGACATGCAGGAGGGCGGCAAACGCCCCGAGCCGACTTGGAGCACGCTGCGCGATCAGGTGCGCGAGGCCGATTCGCTCGGCTACGACACGGTGCTTGCGGTCGAAACTCAGCACGATCCATATCTCGATCTCGCGATCGCGGCGCAGGAGCCATCGAAGATCGAACTCGCCACGGGCATCGCGCTCTGCTTCACCAAGAGCCCGGTGGCGACCGCCTACACTGCGTGGGATATCCAGCGCATGAGCGGCGGGCGCCTGGTGCTCGGTATCGGCTCGCAGGTCAAAGGCCACGTGACGCGCCGCTTCGGGATGCCGTGGTCGAAGCCCGCGCAGCGGATGAAGGATTACGTCAACGCGATGCGCGCGTGCTGGGAGACGTGGCAGACCGGCGAGCCGCTGGATTTTCGCAGCGAGCATTACAATCTCTCGCTGATGACGCCGAATTTTTCGCCGCCGCCGCAGGCTCATCCGCATATTCCGGTGCTGATCGCGGCGGTGCAGGAGCGGATGCTCCAGGTCGCGGGCGAAGTCTGCGACGGCGTGCGATTGCATGGAATCGTCACGCGCAAATATCTCGATCAGATCGCATTTCCAAATTTGAAAAAGGGCTTCGACAAATCCGGACGGCCCGCCTCGGAGTGGGACAATTTCCAGATCGGCGGCGGCGGATTTCTCTGCGCCGCGAAGGATCAGGATTCGCTCGCGCGCGCCGTCAACTCGATGAAATCGACGATCGCGTTCTACGGCTCGACGCGCTCATACCGCTCCAGCTTCGAGATCGACGGATGGGGCGACACCGCCGATCAGTTGCACAAGATGTCCGTGCAACAGAAGTGGCCTGAGATGTCCAAGCTCGTCACCGAAGAGATGGTGCACGCCTTCGCGGCCGTCGGCACCTACGATCAAATCGCGAGCGTCATCAAGAAACGCTTTGCCGGCGCCAACCGCCTGTCGTTCGACATGTCGATCAAGAACGATCACGATCGCGGCGTGCTGAAGGAGATCGTGCAGGATCTGCACCGTCCGTGA
- the rpsO gene encoding 30S ribosomal protein S15, which yields MPLPLSRKREIIQTNARTTNDSGSPEVQVALLSGRIEQLTGHLGTHKKDHHSRRGLLRLVGKRRRLLDYLKSRDFSRYKGLIEKLGIRR from the coding sequence ATGCCTCTTCCGCTCTCCCGTAAACGGGAAATCATTCAAACCAACGCTCGAACCACCAATGACAGTGGCTCGCCTGAAGTTCAGGTGGCGCTACTCTCGGGCCGGATCGAACAGTTGACCGGTCATCTCGGGACGCACAAGAAAGACCATCATTCGCGTCGCGGGTTGCTCCGGCTGGTCGGCAAACGCCGACGGTTGCTTGACTACCTGAAGTCACGCGATTTTTCGCGCTACAAAGGGTTGATCGAGAAGCTCGGCATCCGGAGATAG
- a CDS encoding RMD1 family protein, whose translation MPDRIHQFYAVAFEENFSLRQIAPAFPEARITPLELYLPLEADGGLYIFPFGAVVTHDVSAENREPIFKRLGNVLPKLTKQIIREHYSVLEDPAAPIGIFDGMLRVDRLTPARSGVVALTVAQSAAMEYYEHIVDDLLDRTGKLVQRLESHGTVQFRVKPLHRFIGESISTRTEVLSILHLLDKPAATWDDPAMDRIYDDLRDEFDLVDRYAALASKLQSIQDSLVLVLDVARERRLILLEVVVVLLILLEVLLSFAHFA comes from the coding sequence ATGCCTGACCGGATTCATCAATTCTACGCGGTCGCGTTCGAGGAAAATTTTTCACTGCGCCAGATCGCGCCCGCATTTCCAGAGGCGAGGATCACGCCGCTTGAACTGTACCTGCCGCTGGAGGCCGACGGCGGCTTGTACATATTTCCGTTCGGCGCGGTAGTCACCCACGATGTCAGCGCCGAGAATCGCGAACCAATTTTCAAGCGCCTCGGCAACGTATTGCCGAAGCTTACAAAGCAAATCATCCGCGAGCATTACTCCGTGCTCGAAGATCCGGCCGCGCCGATCGGAATTTTCGACGGGATGCTGCGCGTCGATCGCCTCACGCCGGCCCGCTCCGGCGTAGTCGCGTTGACCGTCGCGCAGAGCGCCGCGATGGAATACTACGAGCACATCGTCGACGATCTGTTGGATCGCACCGGCAAACTGGTGCAGCGGCTCGAATCGCACGGCACAGTGCAGTTTCGCGTCAAGCCGTTGCATCGATTTATCGGCGAATCGATTTCGACCCGCACCGAGGTGCTCTCGATTCTCCATCTGCTCGACAAGCCCGCCGCGACCTGGGACGACCCCGCGATGGATCGCATCTACGACGATCTCCGCGACGAGTTCGATCTCGTCGATCGCTACGCCGCGCTGGCCAGCAAGCTGCAGAGCATCCAGGATTCGCTGGTGCTGGTGCTCGACGTCGCGCGCGAGCGCCGCCTGATTCTGCTCGAGGTCGTGGTCGTGCTGCTGATTCTGCTCGAAGTCCTTCTGAGCTTCGCCCACTTCGCTTGA
- a CDS encoding 2Fe-2S iron-sulfur cluster-binding protein has product MAYRITIGSSGVTFEAHRGETILEAAENAGLDFPYGCRRGMCGTCVARVARGEVRMPGEDLFGLMDDERERGYILMCSTYAASDLELADIGEAP; this is encoded by the coding sequence ATGGCCTATCGCATCACGATCGGCTCAAGCGGCGTCACGTTCGAAGCGCACCGCGGCGAGACGATCCTCGAAGCGGCGGAAAACGCCGGCCTCGATTTCCCTTACGGATGCCGGCGCGGAATGTGCGGCACTTGCGTCGCGCGCGTGGCTCGCGGCGAGGTCAGGATGCCCGGCGAAGATTTGTTCGGCCTGATGGATGACGAGCGCGAGCGCGGGTACATCCTGATGTGCTCGACCTACGCGGCGTCCGATCTCGAGCTCGCCGATATCGGCGAAGCGCCGTAG
- a CDS encoding class I SAM-dependent methyltransferase has product MASKRDGKAASFVRLASDIWAFQTTAVLAAALELDVFSAIGSGKRTSVEIASATNSQVRGMERLLDTLTSLKYLKKTHNRYGLEPIAATFLVRESPMYMEGASQVIRGMTMLWSTLADAVKAGASLAGPVSEDQARAFFPILVKQIFPMNYTASQSAIRKMPKARLSRIQRILDIGGGAAAWSIPFAENLRKARATLIDYPEMTAIAREYAARFKVGDRFDFLEGNFFEIDWGSEQFDLAILGHIVHGEGVERAKQLMRRACIALKPGGILLIADFIPNENRTGPALALMFGLNMFVATPEGGVYTMGEYRAWLKEAGFKRVTTVAANAPSPLILAHK; this is encoded by the coding sequence ATGGCATCGAAGCGCGACGGCAAGGCGGCGTCATTTGTGCGGCTCGCGTCGGATATCTGGGCGTTCCAGACCACGGCGGTATTGGCCGCGGCGCTGGAACTCGACGTCTTCAGCGCGATCGGATCGGGCAAGCGCACCTCCGTTGAGATTGCGTCCGCCACCAATTCACAGGTGCGCGGGATGGAACGCCTGCTCGATACGCTCACATCGCTCAAGTACCTCAAGAAAACCCACAATCGCTACGGACTCGAGCCGATTGCAGCGACGTTCCTCGTGCGCGAAAGTCCGATGTACATGGAAGGAGCGTCGCAGGTTATACGCGGCATGACGATGCTCTGGTCAACGCTCGCCGACGCGGTCAAGGCGGGTGCCAGCCTCGCCGGTCCGGTTTCAGAAGATCAGGCGCGCGCGTTTTTTCCGATCCTCGTCAAACAGATCTTTCCGATGAACTACACCGCGAGCCAGTCCGCGATCCGCAAGATGCCCAAGGCGCGGCTCTCGCGAATCCAGCGGATTCTCGATATCGGCGGCGGCGCCGCAGCGTGGTCGATTCCGTTTGCGGAGAATCTGCGCAAGGCGCGCGCCACTCTGATCGATTATCCCGAGATGACCGCGATTGCGCGCGAATACGCGGCGCGGTTCAAGGTTGGCGATCGGTTCGATTTTCTCGAGGGGAATTTTTTCGAGATCGATTGGGGCAGCGAGCAATTCGACCTCGCCATCCTGGGCCACATCGTTCACGGCGAAGGAGTCGAGCGCGCCAAACAATTGATGCGCCGCGCCTGCATCGCGCTGAAACCCGGCGGCATCCTCCTCATCGCCGATTTTATCCCCAACGAAAATCGCACCGGCCCCGCACTCGCGCTGATGTTCGGCCTGAATATGTTCGTCGCGACGCCCGAGGGCGGCGTTTACACGATGGGCGAATATCGCGCGTGGCTCAAGGAGGCGGGCTTCAAGCGCGTGACCACGGTCGCCGCCAACGCGCCTTCGCCGCTGATCCTCGCGCACAAATAG
- a CDS encoding ABC transporter permease, whose product MAIPLKYNIRSLLVRRISTAMTAGGIALVVAVFVIVMALVAGLNSAIADTGSADNLIVLRKGATTETVSGFQLDQFDALKFLPQIRREANGDVDISPELPVQALMDRIGGGRDNIVVRGVLPIALKVHDKVRIVEGRMFTPSMNEVVVGKGLLGHYKDVSLGSTVHFGRGKWKVVGIIAADGGSYESEIWADIHNVQDDAQRGKYYAAVRLKLAPGADAEALIRRLADDPRINLQAQTETDYYRDQAVVANQMRVLGMIVAVIMAVGAIFGAMNTMYASVSARTTEIGTLRALGFAPTAVMASFLLESLVLAVASGAIGIVLAMPINGLSTTFGNFVTFSTLAFSFRVTFAIVLEALCFAAVMGVVGGWLPARQAMKMPVVDALRSV is encoded by the coding sequence ATGGCGATTCCGCTCAAGTACAACATCAGGAGCCTGCTGGTGCGGCGGATCTCGACCGCGATGACGGCGGGCGGGATCGCGCTGGTGGTCGCGGTGTTCGTGATCGTGATGGCGCTGGTCGCGGGCCTCAACTCCGCGATCGCGGATACCGGCTCGGCCGACAATCTGATCGTGCTGCGCAAGGGCGCGACCACGGAAACCGTGTCGGGCTTTCAGCTCGATCAATTCGACGCGCTCAAATTCCTGCCGCAGATTCGGCGCGAAGCGAACGGCGACGTTGACATTTCGCCCGAACTGCCGGTGCAGGCGCTGATGGATCGAATCGGCGGCGGCCGCGACAATATCGTGGTGCGCGGCGTGCTGCCGATCGCGCTCAAGGTGCACGACAAAGTGCGTATTGTCGAAGGCCGGATGTTCACGCCCTCGATGAACGAAGTAGTAGTCGGCAAGGGCCTGCTCGGGCATTACAAGGACGTTTCGCTGGGCTCGACGGTGCACTTCGGGCGCGGCAAGTGGAAGGTGGTGGGAATAATCGCGGCCGACGGCGGTTCATACGAATCGGAGATTTGGGCCGACATTCATAATGTGCAGGACGACGCGCAGCGCGGAAAATACTACGCGGCGGTGCGCCTCAAACTCGCGCCCGGCGCAGACGCGGAAGCGCTGATTCGCCGCCTGGCCGACGATCCGCGAATCAATCTGCAGGCCCAGACCGAGACTGACTACTATCGCGATCAGGCGGTGGTGGCGAACCAGATGCGAGTGCTCGGAATGATCGTCGCGGTGATCATGGCGGTCGGCGCGATCTTCGGCGCGATGAACACGATGTACGCGTCGGTGTCGGCGCGCACCACGGAAATCGGTACTTTGCGCGCGCTCGGCTTCGCGCCGACCGCGGTGATGGCGTCGTTCCTGCTCGAATCGCTGGTGCTGGCGGTGGCTTCGGGCGCGATCGGAATCGTGCTGGCGATGCCGATCAATGGGCTCTCGACCACGTTTGGCAATTTCGTTACCTTCTCGACCCTGGCTTTCAGTTTCCGGGTCACCTTCGCAATCGTGCTCGAGGCGCTCTGCTTCGCCGCGGTGATGGGCGTGGTCGGCGGATGGCTGCCCGCGCGCCAGGCGATGAAGATGCCCGTCGTCGATGCGCTCAGGAGCGTGTAA
- the pnp gene encoding polyribonucleotide nucleotidyltransferase encodes MYRKLEIDFAGRKLSLETGRLARQAHGAVLAQYGDTVVLATVVSAYEGRANVDFLPLTVDYVEKTFAAGKIPGGFFKREGRPSEKEILTSRLIDRAMRPLFPKGYDKETQLVVTVLSVDRENDPDMLSLIAASAALEISDIPHGGPVASVRMGRVGGQIIVNPGYGDLEASDVSLVVAANPDSIMMLEGGAAIVDEETILEALFTAHEEMQPVFAMQRELRNLAGKPKREFAVKTRDPKLLEAVKSSIGDSIEKALAIKSKKERGAAVYAVSDNTVAALADKFPGREKEIADACDHLVRTVVRAEILDNDRRIDDRKSNELRQLSCEVSVLPRTHGSALFTRGETQALATVTLGTSSDEQKIDALLGERYKKFMLHYNFPPFSTGEVKFLRGPGRREIGHGALAERAIAPVLPDEESFPYTIRVVSEVLESNGSSSMATVCGGSLALMDAGVPIKSAVAGIAMGLVKEGDKVRVLTDILGDEDHLGDMDFKVAGTTQGVTAIQMDNKAGGVSKEIMRQALHQARDARLFILGVMEKGIEGARKDVSQYAPRIVTLHIKPDKIREVIGPGGKVIRGLVEETGCKIDIEDDGTVLIASSDSAAMEKAISMIQAITAEPEIGKVYRGKVRKIVEFGAFVEIMPGTDGLLHISQISSERIRRVEDVLHEGDEINVKVLDVDRSGKIRLSMREAEQEKGK; translated from the coding sequence ATGTATCGAAAACTGGAGATCGATTTTGCCGGGCGCAAGCTCTCGCTCGAAACGGGCCGTCTCGCGCGGCAGGCGCATGGCGCGGTGCTCGCGCAATACGGCGATACCGTGGTGCTCGCTACGGTGGTGTCGGCTTACGAAGGCCGCGCCAACGTGGATTTTCTGCCGTTGACGGTTGATTACGTCGAGAAGACGTTCGCCGCCGGTAAAATTCCCGGCGGATTTTTCAAGCGCGAGGGGCGTCCCTCCGAAAAGGAGATTCTGACCTCGCGCCTCATCGACCGCGCGATGCGCCCGCTGTTCCCCAAGGGCTACGATAAGGAAACGCAACTGGTCGTGACCGTGCTCTCGGTCGATCGCGAGAACGATCCTGACATGCTCTCGCTGATCGCGGCGTCGGCGGCGCTCGAAATTTCGGATATCCCGCACGGCGGACCGGTCGCGAGCGTCAGGATGGGCCGCGTCGGCGGCCAGATCATCGTCAATCCGGGCTACGGTGACCTCGAGGCGAGCGACGTCTCGCTGGTGGTCGCGGCGAATCCCGACTCGATCATGATGCTCGAGGGCGGCGCCGCGATCGTCGATGAAGAGACGATCCTCGAGGCGCTGTTCACGGCGCATGAGGAGATGCAGCCGGTGTTTGCGATGCAGCGCGAACTGCGCAATCTGGCCGGCAAGCCCAAGCGCGAATTCGCGGTGAAGACGCGCGATCCGAAACTGCTCGAGGCGGTCAAGTCGAGTATCGGCGACAGTATCGAGAAAGCGCTCGCAATCAAGAGCAAAAAGGAACGCGGCGCGGCGGTTTACGCGGTGTCGGACAACACGGTCGCGGCGCTGGCGGACAAGTTCCCCGGCCGCGAGAAGGAAATCGCCGACGCATGCGACCACCTGGTGCGGACAGTGGTGCGCGCCGAGATTCTCGACAATGACAGGCGGATCGACGATCGCAAATCCAACGAGCTCCGGCAGCTAAGCTGCGAGGTCAGCGTGCTGCCGCGAACGCACGGCTCCGCATTGTTCACCCGCGGCGAGACGCAGGCGCTGGCGACCGTCACGCTCGGCACGTCGTCGGATGAGCAGAAGATCGACGCGTTGCTCGGTGAGCGCTACAAGAAATTCATGCTGCACTACAACTTCCCGCCATTCTCGACCGGCGAAGTGAAGTTTCTGCGCGGACCGGGACGCCGCGAGATCGGGCATGGCGCGCTCGCCGAACGCGCGATCGCACCGGTGCTGCCCGACGAAGAGAGCTTTCCATACACGATTCGCGTGGTGTCCGAGGTGCTCGAGTCCAACGGCAGCTCCTCGATGGCGACGGTATGCGGCGGCAGCCTGGCGCTGATGGACGCCGGCGTGCCGATCAAGTCGGCGGTCGCGGGAATCGCGATGGGGCTCGTCAAGGAAGGCGACAAGGTCCGCGTGCTGACCGACATCCTGGGCGACGAAGATCATCTCGGCGACATGGATTTCAAGGTGGCCGGCACCACGCAGGGCGTCACCGCGATCCAGATGGACAACAAGGCCGGCGGCGTTTCGAAGGAAATCATGCGCCAGGCGCTGCATCAGGCGCGCGACGCCCGGCTGTTCATCCTCGGCGTGATGGAAAAAGGAATCGAGGGCGCGCGCAAGGACGTATCGCAATACGCGCCCAGAATCGTGACGCTGCATATCAAGCCCGACAAGATTCGCGAAGTGATCGGACCGGGCGGCAAAGTAATTCGCGGACTGGTCGAAGAGACCGGCTGCAAAATCGATATCGAGGACGACGGCACGGTGCTGATTGCGTCGTCGGATAGCGCCGCGATGGAAAAAGCCATCAGCATGATCCAGGCGATTACCGCCGAGCCGGAGATTGGCAAGGTGTATCGCGGCAAGGTGCGCAAAATAGTCGAGTTCGGCGCGTTCGTCGAGATCATGCCGGGTACCGACGGCTTGCTGCACATCTCGCAAATCTCGAGCGAACGAATCCGCCGCGTCGAAGACGTCCTGCACGAAGGCGACGAGATCAACGTGAAAGTGCTCGACGTCGATCGCAGCGGAAAAATACGGCTCTCGATGCGCGAAGCGGAGCAGGAAAAAGGCAAATAA
- a CDS encoding FtsX-like permease family protein: MKYAVLILKNLFRSKRRTILTVLSIAVSLFIFSALVSIPTVANQILGATAASTRIATHNRAGMAYSIPVAYRQRILAIPHVEAAITQSWFGGVYHELYDQFPNFAVDHDQIEKVYTDWGLTPEAIEQFKKIRTACVVGADTMKRFHLHVGQQIQLKGSIYNFNLTLQIVGVLGGKAPPSFLIFRRDYLEEAAGRPGFVSLIWVKADKSEHVPQVIAAIDEGFANSSAETLSESESAFIGNFMQTYRTFFRMAEILGFIVVLTIGLVAANTAAMSIRERRGEIAVMRSIGFTSRTILSLLLSESLIIGLLGGLLGCGSAFIVLKLFAIGTGGVGPLSSIRMPPLVLGETLIASALIGVFSALGPAMSAARRNIVDALRTVA, translated from the coding sequence ATGAAGTACGCTGTACTGATTTTGAAGAATCTGTTTCGCAGCAAGCGGCGAACGATTTTGACTGTGCTGTCGATCGCAGTTTCGCTGTTCATTTTTTCGGCGCTGGTGAGTATCCCGACCGTCGCGAATCAAATTCTGGGCGCCACCGCCGCCTCGACGCGAATCGCGACGCACAATCGCGCCGGCATGGCGTATTCGATTCCGGTCGCGTACCGGCAGCGAATTTTGGCGATCCCGCACGTCGAGGCGGCGATCACGCAGAGCTGGTTCGGCGGGGTGTATCACGAGCTATACGATCAGTTTCCGAACTTTGCAGTCGATCACGACCAGATCGAGAAGGTCTATACCGATTGGGGATTGACGCCCGAGGCGATCGAGCAATTCAAAAAAATAAGAACCGCATGCGTGGTCGGCGCCGACACGATGAAGCGCTTTCATCTGCACGTTGGCCAGCAGATCCAGTTGAAGGGCTCGATCTACAACTTCAACCTGACGCTGCAGATCGTCGGAGTGCTGGGGGGCAAGGCGCCGCCCTCCTTCCTGATTTTTCGGCGCGACTACCTCGAGGAAGCTGCCGGCCGACCGGGTTTCGTGAGCCTGATCTGGGTGAAGGCCGACAAGTCCGAGCACGTGCCGCAAGTGATCGCGGCGATCGACGAAGGCTTCGCCAACTCGTCGGCTGAAACGCTGTCGGAGTCGGAGTCCGCGTTCATCGGCAACTTCATGCAGACCTATCGCACGTTCTTCAGAATGGCGGAGATTCTCGGTTTTATCGTGGTGCTGACGATCGGGCTAGTGGCGGCCAACACCGCCGCGATGTCGATTCGCGAGCGGCGCGGCGAAATCGCCGTGATGCGCTCGATCGGGTTCACCTCGCGCACGATCCTGTCGCTGCTGCTGTCCGAGTCGCTGATAATCGGGCTGCTCGGCGGACTGCTTGGATGCGGTTCGGCGTTTATCGTGCTCAAGCTGTTCGCGATCGGCACCGGCGGCGTGGGTCCGCTGAGCTCGATCAGGATGCCGCCGCTGGTGCTGGGTGAGACCCTGATCGCATCGGCGCTGATCGGAGTTTTCAGCGCCCTCGGGCCGGCGATGTCGGCGGCGCGGCGCAATATCGTCGATGCGCTCCGGACGGTCGCGTAG
- a CDS encoding pitrilysin family protein — MIQKTVLGNGVRVLTEAMPQVVSSSIGIWVENGSRYEDPHENGTSHFIEHLLFKGTKTRTAAQIAEAFDSVGGVLNAFTGKEYTCYYAKVLGKDLEMATDVLADIFLESTFASDEIDRERQVVLQEISQAEDTPDDFIHDLFTENFWRGHPLALPIFGSVETVNRINRELLTSFMAARYRSGRVFIAAAGQLEHERLTAKFAGLFGGIAGDGKVEKIAPPTDRPIVLNHQKDLEQAHICIGGPGISQTHQLRYAAYVMNTALGGGMSSRLFQEVREKRGRVYSIYSFISSFIDSGYFGVYAGTNPEWVDEVLEVTVAELKKIESDGLKPAELARAKSQLHGNMLLGMESTDSRMNRLARNEIYFRRDVSLEELSAGIEAVTNDNIVELASSWFRPEKLAMVLLGDLKGRELTSDVFAPLA; from the coding sequence ATGATTCAAAAAACCGTCCTCGGCAACGGCGTCAGGGTTCTGACCGAGGCGATGCCGCAAGTCGTGTCGTCGTCGATCGGAATCTGGGTCGAGAACGGTTCGCGTTACGAGGACCCGCATGAGAACGGGACTTCGCATTTCATCGAGCATCTGCTGTTCAAGGGCACCAAGACTCGCACCGCGGCGCAAATCGCCGAGGCGTTCGATTCCGTCGGCGGCGTGCTGAACGCCTTCACCGGCAAGGAATACACCTGCTATTACGCCAAGGTGCTGGGCAAGGACCTCGAGATGGCGACCGACGTGCTGGCCGATATTTTTCTCGAGTCCACCTTCGCGTCGGATGAAATCGATCGCGAGCGGCAGGTCGTGCTGCAGGAAATCTCGCAGGCCGAGGACACGCCCGACGATTTTATCCACGATTTGTTCACCGAGAATTTCTGGCGCGGGCATCCGCTGGCGCTGCCGATTTTCGGCTCGGTCGAAACCGTGAACCGGATCAATCGCGAACTGCTGACGTCGTTCATGGCGGCGCGCTACCGATCGGGCCGGGTCTTTATTGCGGCGGCGGGGCAACTCGAGCATGAGCGGCTGACGGCGAAATTCGCGGGGCTGTTCGGCGGAATCGCCGGCGACGGCAAAGTCGAGAAAATCGCGCCGCCGACCGATCGTCCGATCGTGCTGAATCATCAGAAGGATCTCGAGCAGGCGCATATCTGTATCGGCGGCCCCGGAATCAGCCAGACCCATCAATTGCGCTACGCGGCATACGTGATGAACACGGCGCTCGGCGGCGGGATGTCGTCGCGGCTGTTCCAGGAAGTGCGCGAAAAGCGCGGCCGCGTTTACAGTATCTACTCGTTCATCTCGTCGTTCATCGACAGCGGCTACTTCGGCGTTTACGCGGGCACCAATCCGGAATGGGTCGATGAAGTCCTCGAGGTCACGGTGGCTGAGCTGAAAAAAATCGAGAGCGACGGGCTCAAGCCGGCCGAGTTGGCGCGCGCGAAGAGCCAGTTGCACGGCAACATGCTGCTTGGGATGGAATCGACCGACAGCAGGATGAATCGCCTCGCGCGCAACGAGATTTACTTTCGGCGCGACGTCTCGCTCGAGGAACTGTCGGCGGGAATCGAGGCGGTGACCAACGACAACATCGTGGAGCTGGCTTCTTCGTGGTTTCGTCCTGAAAAACTCGCGATGGTGCTGCTCGGCGACCTCAAGGGCCGCGAGCTGACCAGCGACGTATTCGCCCCGCTGGCCTGA